One Falco biarmicus isolate bFalBia1 chromosome 9, bFalBia1.pri, whole genome shotgun sequence genomic region harbors:
- the TMEM250 gene encoding transmembrane protein 250, with protein sequence MPVIPIPRRVRSFHGPHTTCLHSACGPVRTTHLVRTKYNNFDIYLKSRWMYGFIRFLLYFSCSLFTSILWVALSILFCLQYLGIRIFLRFQYKLSIILLLLGRRRVDFSLMNELLIYGIHVTMLLVGGLGWCFMVFVDM encoded by the coding sequence ATGCCTGTAATCCCCATTCCCCGCCGGGTCCGTTCGTTCCACGGTCCCCACACGACCTGCCTGCATTCGGCCTGTGGCCCGGTAAGGACCACTCACTTGGTGCGTACCAAGTACAACAATTTCGACATCTATCTCAAATCCCGATGGATGTATGGATTCATTCGTTTCCTGCTGTACTTCAGCTGCAGCCTATTTACCTCCATCCTCTGGGTGGCACTCTCTATCTTGTTTTGCCTTCAGTACCTTGGCATCCGGATCTTTCTGCGTTTCCAGTACAAACTCTCCATCATCCTCCTCTTACTGGGGCGAAGGCGTGTAGACTTCAGCCTCATGAATGAACTGCTCATCTATGGGATTCATGTGACCATGCTGCTAGTGGGGGGGCTGGGATGGTGTTTCATGGTATTTGTGgatatgtaa